The following proteins are co-located in the Pyxicephalus adspersus chromosome Z, UCB_Pads_2.0, whole genome shotgun sequence genome:
- the ZBTB9 gene encoding zinc finger and BTB domain-containing protein 9 isoform X1: MPGSESVQMDFPHYSSVLLDTLNKQRLEGKFCDLSIQVQDRIFRAHKTVLAASSPYFHDKLLLNDTNCLVLPTVIQPDAFENLLQLIYSGSLSLEMEALPAHLLVASGLQMWQVVDRCCELLKERQVCTPVWSSRASESQSPSSSFQLPREDMQPTVVTLNSDDEDVIKVRVSEEEKEDEEELKSSGVNCSYSLPSSSSSLGSPNVIFLKQEQVDEDGSFLKTFEVSEIKQESDTMKADFPSELSFVVPLPSPPSSSDVSICLPNKLYAEPESPSFSISKPLDLHGNEIVAPALQAQTIHAPVKLVAAPDGKKFGCLCGKRFAVKPKRDRHIMLTFSLRPFGCSVCNKKFKLKHHLTEHMKTHGSNLYSCEDCGRKFRVETCYQKHKEACKGQRWAGACWTYN; this comes from the coding sequence ATGCCTGGCAGTGAGAGCGTCCAGATGGACTTTCCCCACTACAGCTCCGTTCTTTTAGATACCCTGAACAAGCAGCGATTGGAGGGGAAATTCTGCGATTTATCCATCCAAGTTCAAGACCGCATCTTCCGAGCCCACAAGACAGTCCTGGCCGCGTCCTCCCCGTACTTCCACGACAAACTTCTCCTGAATGACACCAACTGTCTGGTACTTCCGACTGTCATCCAGCCCGATGCCTTTGAGAACCTTCTGCAACTTATCTATTCTGGAAGTCTGTCCCTTGAAATGGAAGCCTTGCCTGCCCATCTCTTGGTGGCCAGTGGTCTTCAGATGTGGCAAGTAGTAGATCGATGTTGTGAACTTCTTAAAGAGAGGCAAGTGTGTACTCCCGTTTGGTCGAGCCGAGCTAGTGAAAGCCAGTCACCCAGCAGTAGTTTTCAGCTCCCGCGAGAGGATATGCAACCTACGGTGGTCACACTGAACTCTGACGATGAAGATGTAATCAAGGTACGGGTTTCTGAGGAAGAGAAAGAAGACGAGGAAGAGTTAAAATCCAGCGGTGTAAACTGCTCATATTCTCTTCCTTCGTCCTCCTCTTCGCTTGGAAGCCCCAATGTAATCTTCCTCAAGCAGGAGCAAGTAGATGAGGATGGCagttttttgaaaacttttgagGTGTCAGAGATTAAGCAGGAGTCGGATACTATGAAAGCGGATTTCCCTTCAGAGCTGAGCTTTGTAGTGCCTCTTCCGTCCCCTCCTTCGTCCTCTGACGTGTCTATATGTCTTCCAAACAAATTATATGCCGAACCAGAATCTCCCTCCTTCTCCATCTCTAAACCGCTGGACCTGCACGGTAATGAGATTGTCGCACCCGCTCTTCAAGCCCAGACTATTCACGCTCCCGTCAAACTTGTGGCTGCCCCAGACGGGAAAAAATTTGGCTGCCTCTGCGGGAAACGTTTTGCAGTGAAGCCCAAACGGGATCGTCACATCATGCTGACCTTTAGCCTGCGCCCCTTTGGCTGCTCCGTCTGTAACAAAAAGTTCAAACTCAAGCACCACCTTACAGAGCACATGAAGACTCACGGGAGCAACCTATATTCATGCGAAGACTGCGGTCGCAAATTCCGGGTAGAGACCTGCTACCAAAAGCATAAGGAAGCTTGCAAAGGACAGAGGTGGGCGGGAGCTTGCTGGACCTATAATTaa
- the ZBTB9 gene encoding zinc finger and BTB domain-containing protein 9 isoform X2 — translation MPGSESVQMDFPHYSSVLLDTLNKQRLEGKFCDLSIQVQDRIFRAHKTVLAASSPYFHDKLLLNDTNCLVLPTVIQPDAFENLLQLIYSGSLSLEMEALPAHLLVASGLQMWQVVDRCCELLKERQVCTPVWSSRASESQSPSSSFQLPREDMQPTVVTLNSDDEDVIKVRVSEEEKEDEEELKSSGVNCSYSLPSSSSSLGSPNVIFLKQEQVDEDGSFLKTFEVSEIKQESDTMKADFPSELSFVVPLPSPPSSSDVSICLPNKLYAEPESPSFSISKPLDLHGNEIVAPALQAQTIHAPVKLVAAPDGKKFGCLCGKRFAVKPKRDRHIMLTFSLRPFGCSVCNKKFKLKHHLTEHMKTHGSNLYSCEDCGRKFRVETCYQKHKEACKGQSDLQ, via the exons ATGCCTGGCAGTGAGAGCGTCCAGATGGACTTTCCCCACTACAGCTCCGTTCTTTTAGATACCCTGAACAAGCAGCGATTGGAGGGGAAATTCTGCGATTTATCCATCCAAGTTCAAGACCGCATCTTCCGAGCCCACAAGACAGTCCTGGCCGCGTCCTCCCCGTACTTCCACGACAAACTTCTCCTGAATGACACCAACTGTCTGGTACTTCCGACTGTCATCCAGCCCGATGCCTTTGAGAACCTTCTGCAACTTATCTATTCTGGAAGTCTGTCCCTTGAAATGGAAGCCTTGCCTGCCCATCTCTTGGTGGCCAGTGGTCTTCAGATGTGGCAAGTAGTAGATCGATGTTGTGAACTTCTTAAAGAGAGGCAAGTGTGTACTCCCGTTTGGTCGAGCCGAGCTAGTGAAAGCCAGTCACCCAGCAGTAGTTTTCAGCTCCCGCGAGAGGATATGCAACCTACGGTGGTCACACTGAACTCTGACGATGAAGATGTAATCAAGGTACGGGTTTCTGAGGAAGAGAAAGAAGACGAGGAAGAGTTAAAATCCAGCGGTGTAAACTGCTCATATTCTCTTCCTTCGTCCTCCTCTTCGCTTGGAAGCCCCAATGTAATCTTCCTCAAGCAGGAGCAAGTAGATGAGGATGGCagttttttgaaaacttttgagGTGTCAGAGATTAAGCAGGAGTCGGATACTATGAAAGCGGATTTCCCTTCAGAGCTGAGCTTTGTAGTGCCTCTTCCGTCCCCTCCTTCGTCCTCTGACGTGTCTATATGTCTTCCAAACAAATTATATGCCGAACCAGAATCTCCCTCCTTCTCCATCTCTAAACCGCTGGACCTGCACGGTAATGAGATTGTCGCACCCGCTCTTCAAGCCCAGACTATTCACGCTCCCGTCAAACTTGTGGCTGCCCCAGACGGGAAAAAATTTGGCTGCCTCTGCGGGAAACGTTTTGCAGTGAAGCCCAAACGGGATCGTCACATCATGCTGACCTTTAGCCTGCGCCCCTTTGGCTGCTCCGTCTGTAACAAAAAGTTCAAACTCAAGCACCACCTTACAGAGCACATGAAGACTCACGGGAGCAACCTATATTCATGCGAAGACTGCGGTCGCAAATTCCGGGTAGAGACCTGCTACCAAAAGCATAAGGAAGCTTGCAAAGGACAGAG tgatctTCAATGA